Part of the Chitinophagaceae bacterium genome, AGTTATGTATTTAAATATAGTGCGAAATTACGGTTTATTGACTTAATAACCATAAAGCAGGATTGAGTTTTTTAGTTCCCTGCCAAATTTCTAAATGTATTTCAGTTTTATCTTCAGAGCTATCAGTATAAACGATGCCTAAACGTTCACCTGTTCTTATTTCTTGTCCTGATTTAACAAAAACTTCACGGAGATTTGAATAAACAGTGAAATATTCACCATGCCGGACAATGATGGCATTTTGAAAACTTGGGTTATAAATCACACTGGAAATTCTCCCGTTAAAGAGCGCTCTGACTTCAGCATTTTCTTCCGTGCGAATGTTTATTCCATTATTTGTTATTTGAACACCTCTTAATACGGGGTGTGGATGTGTGCCGAAAGAAGATGTAACCACTCCTCTTTGCACCGGCCAGGGCAGTTTTCCCATATTGCTGGCAAAATCAGCTGAGAGCCGGGCTGCCTCGGGAGTCAGGCTTAAGACATTTCCGTCTTGTCTTTGTTGTGCTTCGGCAGCTCTTCTGCGGGCTTCTTCAATTTCCCGCTTAATGATATCTTCAATTGCTTTATTTAATCGTTCTGCTGTTTGTTGCTTTTGATTAATTTCTCTTTGAAGTTCTCTTTCCTGAGTTCTTAATTGATTAACTAAACGGTCGTGTTGGTTTCTCTCGTTAGATAATTGTTGCTTTTGTTGATTTTCCTGCTGAAGTAAATCGCTTTTTTCTGCGCGCACTTCACTGATTTCTTCAACACGTTTATTTAAGGAAAGTCTGGTGTCTTCAATTAAACCTGCTTGTTTTTTCCTGAAATCTGTAATCTCTCTGATGTAACGGGCTCTTGAAATTGACTTATTGAAGTCTTCCGCCGCAAAAATATACATGATTTGATTTAGGGATGAGCGGTTGCGGTATGCAAAAACGATTAATTGCGCATATTCTTCGCGTATACTTTCCAGATCTCTCTCTAAAGAGCTTATTACTTTATTGATTTCTTCAGATTTGTCATCCAGGAGGTTTAAATCCCGGGAGATATTCTGCATTAATTCTTCGCGAATCTGGATTTGACGATTTAATGTTTCCAATTCCTGGAGAGACTCCGTACGCGTTTGACGGGTTTGCTCAAGCATTTGCTGGGTAAGCTTAATTTCTTCCATTAGCTTACCTCTCTGCTTTTCCAGCTCAGATCTGCTTTGTGCATTACTTTCAAAAGATGCCAGAAAAAGCAGGCCCCCTAAAAGTAAAATTATGGCTGATATTTTATTCAACTCTTTCATAATTGTCGCTCACCCGAAATGGGAATGTTAAATCTTCGTCAAAGGTAATACGATTTAGGTTGAAATCTATTTTTAATCCATTTTCCGGGAATTCAAATTTTCTGCCAAAGGCTATGTGATTATTTTGAACAATCTGAAAATCCTTCATTTCGACAGTCATGCCCCTGTTAGATACTAAGTCTATCATGCTGGAATGATGTATTAAAAAGTTACCCGGTTCTACCCAATAATAAGATTCAATATATGGTGATTGGGATTTTAAACGGTGATAACGTTCGTCATGACTTGATTCCCAACGGTCGTCAGAATTATCCATAAAGACATTTCCGGCAAGTAAATCAGCCAATAAGTTTATATCTACTGAAAAGGGAACAAAAGTCTCCAGAAATTTAAAAGGCTTTTGAGTGTATTTACGGTTTAGGCGATCAATTACCTTTACTGTGTCTGAAGTTATCAAAACTCTGGCTGCCTCAACCCCAAGCGGACCGGTTATGCTTGCCCAAATTATGCTATCCCTTTTTGTTCTCAGGTTTAAGGTAAAGTTTTGGCTTTCATTTTTAGTCTCTGTACTAACTCTTGCCCGCAAAGAATAAGAATCATATTGGGGCAATTTTTCTTTTACATTATTTCTTAAACTATCGGCGGATAGCTCAGTAGTTATTTCTGTTTCAGGCAGAGCAACCTCTTTTTTGCTTTTACAGGAAAAAAGGATAATAAATGAGGCTAAGACTAAAATCAGGCTATTCTTCATAGAGCGTTCTGTCCTCTATTTTTTTACCGATAATATCTGACTCCAAACCTAAGTTTTTGGCTTTTTGCCAATATTTTACTGCCAACTCCAGCTCCCCTAATTTATAAAGTATGTCTCCATAATGGTCAAGTATCACTGCACTTTCATCACCTCCGTGCTCCAAAGCTTTTTCTATCCATTTTTTTGCTTCTTTATAATTGCCTTTTTTATACATTATCCAGGCATATGTATCTAAAAAAGCTTCGTTGTTTTCAATGAGTTCGTTAGATCTTCTGGACATTTTTTCAGCTCTTTCTAAATCTTTGTTTCTAATGCTCAGATTGTAACTGTAGTTATTTAAAACAAAAGCATTTTCAGGATTTAACTCGAGAGAACGTTCATAAGCAATATCTGATTTTGAATATTCTTCTAATGTTGAGTAAACGTCTCCGAGCGAACCATACATTTGGGATTGCAACTGCGGATTTCCGTAAGCTATCATTGCACCCTCTTCTAATATAGATGCAGCTGCTTCATATTCATCCAGTTGTATTTTTGCAATACCATTAAAGAAATAAGAAATCGCCTGATTTGGGAAGTATTCAATTGCTTCAGCGGAGTAATACTTTAATGAATCAAAATTTTGTTTATCGGAAAGGATGAATAGTATTTGCTGCCAAACCATAAAGACACTTTTGTCATAGTCAAGGGTTTTTATGTACATTTCCAATGCTTCATCAACCATATCTGCCTGGTAAAGTAGGTCGGCATAAACTGCATAAGCTTTGGCTTCTTCCGGATGCACTTTTTTTGTTATTTCGGCTAATTCAAGCGCTTCATTTTTTTTAATGCTGTCCTGCATACTTTCAATGTAAGTAACTAAGACACCAACTTTTGGATCTATTTCTAAGTCAGGATTTTCAAAACCTTTTTTTAGATATTTTATATAATTTTCACGGTCTTCCAATTGAAGAAAAGCATTTGCCATGGATAAAATAGCATACGGGTTATTTGGTTTGTTTTCTAAAAGTCTTTGATAGACTTTAATAGCCATGTGATACATATCATTAGCTTCATAAAGTTCAGCTAAAAGCCCGTAGTATCTAATGTCATTTGGGAACTGCTTTATTAAGTTTTCCAGTTCTTCTGCTGCTTTTTCAAACTGACCAAGACGAATATAAATTTGACGTTTTTGAAGTGCTATCTCTTCATCAAATCCTGTTCTGCTTTCAATTTCATTGTACACTTCTATTGCTTTTTCATATTCCTTAAGCTGGGTGTACATAAAAGCCAGATCAAAATATACCTCAATAAAGTTTTCATCCAGTTCGATGGCTCTTTCATACAGTTTTGCGGCTGCGGAATATTCTCTTAAAACAGCTTTTAATTCTGCATAAAAAATAACATACCATTTGTTATTCGGAGATATTTTAATGGCTTCTTTTATCTGGTTTTCAGAATCTTCCATCATCTCCATAGCATAGAAAATGCGAGCCAACTCAAAACGAGCGGCATCATTATTGGGGTCTAATCTGACAGCTTGTCTGTAAAGCCTCAATGCCTCTTCATAATCTTCGAGCATTCTTGCCTTTACGGCATCAATAATGGTTCTTTGAGATTGTACCTGACGGGAAATAGAAACTTCGCTTGTTTCAACAATTTCATCTCCATCAAATTCTATAGTTGATTCTCTGGCTCCGGTACAAGCTGTGAAGGCAAAAACGAGTACTACAAATAGCTTATAAATTGATATGGGTAAAAAAGAATTTAATTTCAGCATGTGTTTTTAGTTTGGACGAAACAAGCTAAATCATAACGTTTCGGACTCAGTTTTGTTATTAACCCTTTTTATTTATGAAGACAAAAAAAGGTTTGTAAATGTAAATTTAATCTTTTTTATGATTATAATCTCCAATGCTTAAGTCTTTGGCTGC contains:
- a CDS encoding peptidase M23 encodes the protein MKELNKISAIILLLGGLLFLASFESNAQSRSELEKQRGKLMEEIKLTQQMLEQTRQTRTESLQELETLNRQIQIREELMQNISRDLNLLDDKSEEINKVISSLERDLESIREEYAQLIVFAYRNRSSLNQIMYIFAAEDFNKSISRARYIREITDFRKKQAGLIEDTRLSLNKRVEEISEVRAEKSDLLQQENQQKQQLSNERNQHDRLVNQLRTQERELQREINQKQQTAERLNKAIEDIIKREIEEARRRAAEAQQRQDGNVLSLTPEAARLSADFASNMGKLPWPVQRGVVTSSFGTHPHPVLRGVQITNNGINIRTEENAEVRALFNGRISSVIYNPSFQNAIIVRHGEYFTVYSNLREVFVKSGQEIRTGERLGIVYTDSSEDKTEIHLEIWQGTKKLNPALWLLSQ
- a CDS encoding tetratricopeptide repeat protein codes for the protein MLKLNSFLPISIYKLFVVLVFAFTACTGARESTIEFDGDEIVETSEVSISRQVQSQRTIIDAVKARMLEDYEEALRLYRQAVRLDPNNDAARFELARIFYAMEMMEDSENQIKEAIKISPNNKWYVIFYAELKAVLREYSAAAKLYERAIELDENFIEVYFDLAFMYTQLKEYEKAIEVYNEIESRTGFDEEIALQKRQIYIRLGQFEKAAEELENLIKQFPNDIRYYGLLAELYEANDMYHMAIKVYQRLLENKPNNPYAILSMANAFLQLEDRENYIKYLKKGFENPDLEIDPKVGVLVTYIESMQDSIKKNEALELAEITKKVHPEEAKAYAVYADLLYQADMVDEALEMYIKTLDYDKSVFMVWQQILFILSDKQNFDSLKYYSAEAIEYFPNQAISYFFNGIAKIQLDEYEAAASILEEGAMIAYGNPQLQSQMYGSLGDVYSTLEEYSKSDIAYERSLELNPENAFVLNNYSYNLSIRNKDLERAEKMSRRSNELIENNEAFLDTYAWIMYKKGNYKEAKKWIEKALEHGGDESAVILDHYGDILYKLGELELAVKYWQKAKNLGLESDIIGKKIEDRTLYEE
- a CDS encoding DUF4292 domain-containing protein, with product MKNSLILVLASFIILFSCKSKKEVALPETEITTELSADSLRNNVKEKLPQYDSYSLRARVSTETKNESQNFTLNLRTKRDSIIWASITGPLGVEAARVLITSDTVKVIDRLNRKYTQKPFKFLETFVPFSVDINLLADLLAGNVFMDNSDDRWESSHDERYHRLKSQSPYIESYYWVEPGNFLIHHSSMIDLVSNRGMTVEMKDFQIVQNNHIAFGRKFEFPENGLKIDFNLNRITFDEDLTFPFRVSDNYERVE